One Pirellulales bacterium genomic region harbors:
- a CDS encoding neutral zinc metallopeptidase, translating to MRWQGREESENVDDRRRMGGPTMVIGGGGLLVIVVLALLFGVDPQQLLNAPGVGGVAAPGAPAEDGPVDPEEERLASFTKVIFHDTEVVWSELFDRMGRQYEKPTLVLFSGRVESACGLASAAVGPFYCGGDGNVYIDLAFYRDMEIKLQAPGEFARAYVLAHEVGHHVQRLLGYADMVGQGQAFGGQRQKQGSVRLELQADYLAGVWAHHAQQQYNFLDPGDLDSALNAAFQIGDDRLQKESQGYVVPDAFTHGTSEQRKRWFTRGFKTGNVDDARLLIETDYDSL from the coding sequence ATGCGCTGGCAAGGTCGTGAGGAAAGTGAAAACGTCGACGATCGCCGCCGGATGGGCGGGCCCACGATGGTCATCGGCGGCGGCGGGTTGCTGGTGATTGTCGTGCTGGCGCTGCTATTTGGCGTCGACCCGCAGCAATTGCTCAATGCGCCGGGCGTCGGCGGCGTGGCCGCGCCCGGTGCGCCGGCTGAGGATGGGCCGGTCGACCCCGAGGAAGAGCGGCTCGCCAGCTTTACCAAGGTGATCTTTCACGACACCGAGGTCGTGTGGAGCGAGTTGTTCGACCGCATGGGCCGACAGTACGAAAAGCCCACGCTCGTGCTGTTCAGCGGGCGCGTCGAATCGGCCTGTGGTCTGGCGAGCGCAGCGGTTGGTCCGTTTTATTGTGGTGGCGACGGCAACGTGTACATCGATCTGGCCTTCTATCGCGACATGGAAATCAAGCTGCAGGCGCCGGGCGAATTTGCCCGCGCCTATGTACTGGCACACGAAGTGGGGCATCACGTGCAGCGGCTATTGGGCTATGCCGACATGGTTGGGCAGGGACAAGCGTTTGGCGGTCAGCGCCAAAAGCAGGGATCGGTACGGCTCGAATTACAGGCCGACTACCTGGCCGGCGTGTGGGCCCACCATGCGCAGCAGCAGTATAACTTTCTCGACCCGGGAGACTTGGATAGCGCGCTGAATGCGGCCTTCCAGATTGGCGACGACCGTCTGCAAAAGGAATCGCAAGGATACGTCGTGCCGGATGCCTTTACGCACGGCACCTCCGAGCAACGCAAGCGTTGGTTCACCCGTGGTTTCAAGACAGGCAACGTCGACGACGCGCGGTTGCTGATCGAGACGGACTACGATTCTTTGTGA
- a CDS encoding MauE/DoxX family redox-associated membrane protein, translating into MTTAKTVLKYVQGALYVVAGMNHFINPAFYLRIMPTYLPWHEFLVFVSGIAEVLLGVLLMIPRTTRWAAWGLIALLIAVFPANICAYQHPEVFPDVSPTLQLARLPFQAVFILWAWWYTGKER; encoded by the coding sequence ATGACGACAGCCAAAACGGTGCTCAAGTACGTGCAGGGCGCGTTATATGTCGTGGCCGGCATGAATCACTTCATCAATCCGGCCTTTTATCTAAGGATCATGCCGACGTACTTGCCCTGGCATGAGTTTCTGGTGTTTGTCAGCGGCATCGCCGAAGTATTGTTGGGCGTGTTGCTGATGATTCCGCGCACCACGCGCTGGGCTGCTTGGGGATTGATCGCGCTCTTGATCGCGGTCTTTCCGGCGAACATCTGCGCCTACCAGCACCCGGAGGTCTTTCCTGACGTCTCGCCCACACTGCAACTGGCACGCCTACCGTTTCAGGCCGTGTTCATCCTGTGGGCCTGGTGGTATACGGGCAAGGAACGCTGA
- a CDS encoding AAA family ATPase: MRIRDISIDGFGVWSGLRLLSLDDGINVFYGPNEAGKTTLMQFLRAMLYGFSADRRQRYLPPVHGGAPGGELTLSGADGTFTVCRHALADGSTVGRLRLETAGETIRDERLLARLLGNVDEAVYRNVFAIGLREIQELGSLSDTEAAQWLYKLATGGDRVSLVDVLAELTKARNRLLATNDSPSTIPQLLVERDRLRRDSSAQASVQHFVELGRKRRELLAQIEAWENEAATAERAARLVEIAVAAHAKWHSRLAVEKDLAIARGTPRLEQQALAEFEALEQSIEHSRRRGKSVSRRIAKNQEEIESLGLNEAIWRRATRIEAILEQEQWITALDSERVALSAKVKSLEARRAELCARLGFDPTETATTGGDGLSKSWRQLKPLAAALRSAHEQLEQLTAAAAEGQKGVQAAAQSLSAALKARGADSLTPLLERTGELVSQLRRRVQLDDRLTELARRKTELEARSRDLLANALLPGWALIVLGAVFVLGVVGILAGLFLPASLVGTGRWMLSIMGVAGSAGSAVTKFLLEKSLENRSATCLAQLETLAGQTEEATHERDELDETLPRGGGPLLARLQAAEKERAAVEALVPLEAKRLAADQESDTAEKRREEAHQAYTELRHRWRQALVAAGLSPKTPPARAGRLARLRKYLVKFDAQLTSDRDELSRRQIAVDGFTKRLAQLRAELDMRDTDTTPDSVSGAASKPAIKPATPPTAAEPAEGLIESLRTLREQLHEQTALAARRRSLIREGRRLLARRRKVRSHLHRLQRKLETLLEHQGAADVAELRRRAQESLRGDQLANQLDALAGEITAIVPQQLDISDVARLVTSHGRPELDQLWLDHSSSARAVREQVKNAHEQLGRWQQESQTLMADRQASQARLRLGTINQQLREAATRWRVLASAEWFLAGVRKRYERDRQPETLREASGYLDRLTEGRYKRVWTPLDQDVLRVDDAQGQSLPIEVLSRGTREQLFLSLRLALVRWYARRGIDLPLVLDDVLVNFDARRATAAAQLLRDFAARGHQLLVFTCHQHMYELFRSLDVPARELPANPRMVSFGGIVVAEQEAPRAPTIVPPPPPVPTRPQVVEIIEPAPQPTNGHRLERDTAVEGPPAPALLPVPVAREPVQKKRARVKFDCLHGPRGPFATALWHERVTYELTGDVDSEEPIETDDDWTDIDG; the protein is encoded by the coding sequence ATGAGGATTCGCGACATTTCGATCGATGGCTTCGGCGTCTGGAGTGGCTTGCGGCTGTTGTCGCTCGACGACGGCATCAACGTCTTCTACGGCCCGAACGAAGCCGGCAAAACGACGTTGATGCAATTTTTGCGGGCCATGCTGTACGGCTTCTCAGCGGATCGTCGGCAGCGCTATTTGCCGCCAGTTCACGGAGGCGCTCCGGGGGGCGAACTCACGCTCAGTGGCGCGGACGGCACTTTTACGGTATGCCGGCACGCATTGGCGGATGGATCAACCGTCGGGAGATTGCGACTGGAGACGGCCGGCGAGACGATCCGCGACGAACGCCTGCTCGCCCGGCTGCTGGGCAACGTGGACGAAGCGGTGTATCGCAACGTCTTCGCCATCGGCCTGCGCGAGATCCAGGAACTCGGCTCGTTAAGTGATACCGAGGCCGCACAGTGGCTTTACAAACTGGCGACCGGCGGCGATCGGGTTTCGCTGGTCGATGTGCTGGCCGAGCTGACCAAAGCGCGAAATCGACTGCTGGCGACGAACGACAGCCCGTCGACGATCCCGCAATTGCTGGTCGAACGCGACAGACTGCGCCGCGATTCATCGGCGCAGGCGTCTGTGCAACATTTTGTCGAACTGGGACGCAAGCGCAGGGAATTGCTCGCCCAGATCGAGGCCTGGGAAAACGAGGCGGCTACGGCCGAGCGCGCGGCGCGCTTGGTCGAGATCGCAGTAGCGGCGCATGCCAAATGGCACTCGCGCCTGGCCGTGGAAAAAGACCTGGCCATCGCTCGCGGCACGCCACGGTTAGAGCAGCAGGCGCTGGCCGAGTTCGAGGCGCTCGAACAGTCGATCGAGCACAGCAGACGGCGCGGAAAGTCGGTTTCCCGGCGCATCGCCAAGAATCAGGAAGAGATCGAATCTCTGGGCCTTAACGAAGCCATTTGGCGACGGGCCACGCGAATCGAGGCGATCCTCGAGCAGGAGCAATGGATCACGGCCCTGGACAGTGAACGTGTGGCGTTGTCCGCGAAGGTCAAGTCGCTCGAGGCTCGGCGCGCCGAACTCTGCGCTCGATTGGGATTTGATCCTACAGAAACCGCGACCACCGGTGGCGACGGCTTGAGCAAGTCGTGGCGGCAATTGAAGCCGCTTGCGGCGGCGTTGCGCTCGGCGCACGAACAGCTTGAACAGCTCACTGCCGCAGCCGCCGAGGGACAAAAAGGGGTGCAAGCCGCCGCCCAGAGCCTGTCGGCCGCGCTCAAGGCGCGCGGCGCCGATAGCTTGACACCCCTTTTAGAGCGTACGGGTGAGCTGGTGTCCCAACTGCGCCGCCGCGTGCAACTGGACGACCGACTCACTGAATTAGCGCGCCGCAAAACCGAACTCGAAGCGCGCAGCCGAGACCTGCTGGCCAACGCCTTGCTGCCGGGCTGGGCCTTGATCGTGCTTGGCGCCGTGTTCGTGCTGGGGGTAGTCGGGATTCTGGCGGGCCTGTTCCTGCCGGCGTCACTGGTCGGCACGGGCCGCTGGATGCTCTCGATCATGGGTGTCGCGGGATCTGCCGGATCAGCGGTGACCAAGTTTCTGCTGGAAAAGTCGCTCGAGAATCGCTCCGCAACATGCCTCGCCCAATTAGAAACTCTGGCCGGTCAGACGGAAGAGGCGACGCATGAACGTGACGAGCTCGACGAGACATTGCCGCGCGGGGGCGGTCCACTGCTCGCGCGTTTGCAAGCGGCCGAAAAAGAGCGGGCTGCCGTCGAAGCACTCGTGCCGCTCGAGGCAAAGCGCCTGGCGGCCGACCAGGAATCTGACACCGCCGAAAAACGTCGCGAAGAGGCCCATCAAGCGTATACAGAGCTGCGACACCGCTGGCGACAGGCTCTGGTAGCGGCCGGACTTTCTCCCAAAACGCCGCCGGCCCGCGCCGGACGGTTGGCGCGGCTGCGGAAGTATCTCGTCAAGTTCGACGCCCAGTTGACGAGTGATCGCGACGAGCTTTCACGACGGCAAATCGCCGTGGACGGCTTTACGAAAAGGCTTGCTCAATTGCGCGCCGAACTGGATATGCGCGATACGGACACCACGCCAGATTCGGTTTCCGGGGCGGCGAGCAAACCTGCAATAAAGCCAGCCACGCCGCCGACCGCGGCCGAGCCCGCCGAGGGCTTGATCGAATCGTTACGCACCCTGCGCGAGCAATTGCACGAACAAACGGCGCTCGCCGCGCGACGCCGATCGCTGATCCGCGAAGGACGGCGGCTGCTCGCGAGGAGACGCAAAGTTCGCAGTCACCTGCATCGCCTGCAGCGCAAGCTAGAGACTCTTCTGGAGCATCAAGGCGCTGCCGACGTGGCGGAATTGCGTCGTCGGGCTCAAGAATCCCTGCGTGGCGATCAATTGGCGAATCAGTTGGATGCGCTGGCCGGGGAAATCACCGCGATCGTGCCCCAGCAGCTCGACATTTCTGACGTTGCTAGACTGGTCACGTCACATGGTCGGCCCGAACTGGACCAACTGTGGCTCGATCACAGCAGCAGCGCCCGCGCGGTGCGCGAGCAGGTCAAAAACGCGCACGAGCAATTGGGCCGATGGCAACAAGAATCGCAAACGCTGATGGCGGATCGCCAGGCGAGTCAGGCCCGCCTGCGGCTGGGGACGATTAATCAGCAGCTGCGCGAAGCGGCGACGCGGTGGCGCGTACTGGCGTCGGCCGAGTGGTTTCTGGCGGGCGTTCGTAAACGCTACGAGCGCGACCGGCAACCAGAAACTTTGCGCGAAGCGTCTGGCTATCTCGACCGGCTCACCGAAGGGCGCTACAAGCGTGTGTGGACCCCCTTGGATCAGGACGTGCTCCGCGTGGATGACGCTCAAGGACAGTCGCTACCGATCGAAGTGCTCAGCCGCGGGACACGGGAACAGTTATTCTTGAGCCTGCGATTGGCGTTGGTTCGTTGGTACGCGCGCCGCGGCATCGACCTGCCGCTGGTGTTGGACGACGTGCTTGTGAACTTCGACGCGCGGCGCGCAACTGCCGCGGCTCAATTGCTGCGCGACTTCGCAGCACGCGGTCACCAGTTGCTGGTCTTCACGTGTCACCAGCATATGTACGAACTGTTCCGCTCGTTAGACGTACCCGCACGCGAGCTGCCGGCCAATCCGCGGATGGTCTCCTTTGGCGGGATCGTGGTGGCCGAGCAGGAAGCGCCTCGCGCGCCAACGATCGTCCCCCCGCCGCCACCGGTGCCAACGCGGCCGCAGGTAGTAGAGATCATTGAGCCTGCTCCCCAGCCCACGAACGGCCACCGCCTCGAACGCGACACCGCGGTCGAAGGACCGCCGGCCCCTGCTCTCCTGCCGGTGCCCGTCGCACGAGAGCCTGTTCAGAAGAAACGCGCGCGCGTGAAGTTCGACTGCCTGCACGGACCGCGGGGACCGTTCGCCACCGCGCTGTGGCACGAACGCGTAACGTACGAGCTGACCGGGGACGTCGACAGCGAGGAACCCATCGAGACCGACGACGACTGGACCGACATCGACGGTTGA
- a CDS encoding amidase family protein, with amino-acid sequence MTHATNRREFLGTAAAAALAASSLPLARPSSARGEALRDGGPPDELAALDGLGQAELVRKKQVTPLELVNAAIARVEKQDPTINAVITKTFEQARRRASEPLPAGPFAGVPFLIKDLEALKGVRLTYGSKFFKGNVAAHTSEVVSRMEQAGLVVIGKSSTPEFGLLPTTEPKLFGPTKNPWDLAHSPGGSSGGAAAAVAAGLVPLAQASDGGGSIRIPASCCGLFGLKVSRGRNPEAPGVKEDGLSVVHCISRSVRDSAALLDATRGPTPGERWWVAPPARPYAQEVGAPAGKLRIGFRMTDFAGNKVHPDCAAAVQSTAKLCAELGHHVEEAEPKFDGQAFGDAFLVLWAAVAGRVIKGVKKVFGSKLKEDAFEPWTWRLAEIDSRHTPSDVSLAWGGPLQNANLELLRFMTTYDLLLTPVLGRPPVKTGELDQTKSTDEIIAWLQAYCAFTPIANATGQPAMSVPLYWNAAGLPIGSHFIGRHGDEATLLRLAAQLEQARPWANRWPAS; translated from the coding sequence ATGACGCATGCCACGAATCGTCGCGAGTTTTTAGGCACTGCCGCCGCGGCGGCACTGGCCGCATCGAGCCTACCCCTCGCCCGGCCCTCGTCCGCTCGCGGAGAAGCTTTGCGCGACGGCGGGCCGCCGGACGAGCTCGCTGCGCTTGATGGGCTCGGCCAGGCGGAGCTGGTGCGCAAGAAGCAAGTTACGCCGTTGGAACTGGTCAACGCGGCGATCGCGCGGGTCGAGAAGCAAGACCCGACAATCAACGCCGTTATTACCAAAACTTTCGAGCAGGCGCGCCGGCGGGCCAGCGAGCCATTGCCAGCCGGGCCCTTCGCCGGCGTTCCCTTTCTGATCAAAGATTTGGAAGCCTTGAAAGGGGTGCGGCTGACCTACGGGTCGAAGTTTTTCAAAGGAAACGTCGCGGCGCACACCTCGGAAGTCGTCTCGCGCATGGAGCAGGCTGGGCTAGTGGTGATTGGCAAGTCGAGCACACCCGAGTTCGGCTTGCTGCCGACGACCGAACCGAAATTGTTCGGCCCGACCAAGAATCCGTGGGATCTGGCCCACTCGCCCGGAGGGTCGAGCGGCGGCGCGGCAGCGGCCGTTGCGGCCGGCCTGGTTCCCCTGGCGCAGGCGAGCGATGGCGGCGGCTCGATTCGCATTCCCGCCAGTTGTTGTGGGCTGTTCGGCCTGAAGGTCAGCCGCGGGCGTAATCCTGAGGCGCCCGGGGTGAAAGAAGACGGCCTGTCGGTGGTCCATTGCATCAGCCGATCGGTGCGTGATAGCGCGGCGCTGCTGGACGCCACGCGGGGGCCTACACCCGGCGAGCGTTGGTGGGTCGCACCGCCCGCGCGACCGTATGCGCAAGAAGTCGGTGCGCCGGCGGGCAAGCTACGGATTGGCTTCCGAATGACTGACTTCGCCGGCAACAAGGTCCATCCCGATTGCGCCGCGGCCGTGCAATCGACCGCCAAGCTGTGCGCCGAACTGGGGCACCACGTCGAAGAAGCGGAACCAAAGTTCGACGGCCAGGCCTTTGGCGACGCCTTCCTGGTGCTGTGGGCGGCCGTGGCCGGGCGTGTGATCAAGGGAGTCAAGAAGGTCTTCGGTAGCAAGCTCAAAGAGGACGCCTTCGAACCCTGGACCTGGCGACTGGCCGAGATCGACAGCCGGCACACGCCGTCGGATGTGAGCCTGGCGTGGGGCGGTCCCTTGCAGAATGCAAATCTGGAGTTGCTGCGGTTCATGACGACGTACGATTTGCTGCTAACTCCGGTGCTGGGGCGTCCTCCGGTCAAAACAGGCGAGTTGGATCAGACCAAATCGACAGACGAGATCATCGCCTGGCTGCAGGCCTATTGCGCTTTTACGCCGATAGCGAACGCCACCGGCCAACCAGCCATGAGCGTGCCGCTGTATTGGAACGCCGCAGGACTGCCGATCGGCAGCCATTTCATCGGCCGGCACGGCGACGAGGCGACCCTGTTGCGCCTGGCAGCGCAACTGGAGCAGGCCCGCCCTTGGGCCAATCGCTGGCCGGCGTCCTGA
- a CDS encoding metallophosphoesterase: MERARINRRELNGLALAGLGTCLTGGWVRSEEPAGDAAPLDFVDGSFSIVALPDTQIYCETYPQHFYNQTEWIVANKAKHNIQFVVHLGDITNRNTRPQWEVAQRAVQKLDGQVPYSLVLGNHDCGPGGNCSTRDTLLNEYFPLATARTQPTFGGVKDDGRLDNSYHTFSAAGQKFLVLALEWGPRDESVAWADTIVAQHPKHRVLLTTHAYMYFDETRYDWTKYGKDQKWNPHSYGTAKLAGSTNDGQQLWDKLIAKHPNFFMTLNGHVLEDGLARLTSPLPGGNEVHQMLVNYQMKTEGGQGFLRLIEFLPDGQTVQVKAFSPSTGTYKTDPQNQFVLRLNPALVS; the protein is encoded by the coding sequence ATGGAACGCGCTCGTATCAACCGCCGTGAACTCAACGGCCTGGCCTTGGCGGGGTTGGGCACTTGCTTGACGGGCGGCTGGGTTCGTAGCGAGGAGCCTGCAGGCGACGCTGCGCCGCTCGACTTCGTCGACGGGTCGTTCTCGATCGTCGCGTTGCCCGACACGCAAATCTATTGCGAGACCTATCCACAGCACTTCTACAATCAAACGGAATGGATCGTGGCCAACAAGGCCAAGCACAATATTCAGTTCGTGGTGCATCTGGGCGATATCACGAATCGCAACACCCGCCCGCAGTGGGAAGTGGCCCAAAGGGCTGTGCAAAAGCTGGATGGCCAAGTCCCCTACTCACTGGTGCTGGGCAATCACGATTGCGGGCCGGGAGGCAACTGCTCCACGCGCGACACGCTGCTCAATGAGTATTTTCCTCTGGCCACGGCCCGCACCCAGCCGACCTTTGGCGGCGTGAAGGATGACGGCCGGCTGGACAATAGCTACCACACCTTTAGCGCCGCCGGCCAAAAGTTCTTGGTGTTGGCCCTTGAATGGGGTCCGCGCGACGAGTCCGTGGCCTGGGCCGACACGATTGTCGCCCAGCACCCCAAGCATCGGGTGCTGCTGACGACGCACGCCTACATGTATTTCGACGAAACGCGCTACGACTGGACCAAATACGGCAAAGACCAGAAGTGGAATCCGCATAGCTACGGCACCGCGAAGCTCGCAGGCAGTACGAATGATGGCCAGCAATTGTGGGACAAGCTGATCGCGAAGCACCCGAACTTTTTCATGACGCTTAATGGCCACGTCCTTGAAGATGGCCTGGCGCGGCTCACATCCCCTTTGCCAGGCGGCAACGAGGTGCACCAGATGCTGGTCAATTACCAGATGAAGACCGAGGGGGGGCAGGGATTCTTGCGGCTGATCGAGTTTCTGCCCGACGGGCAGACGGTGCAGGTCAAAGCCTTCTCGCCCTCGACCGGCACCTACAAGACCGATCCGCAGAATCAATTCGTGCTGCGTCTAAATCCGGCCTTGGTGTCTTAG
- a CDS encoding UvrD-helicase domain-containing protein codes for MATPLNPAQGQAVKTLRGPLLVLAGAGTGKTRVVTHRIAELIRQGVRPSRILGVTFTNKAAAEMQQRASELLGKRQPDKPEISTFHSLCVRILRRHAKLLGYPAEFAIYDRGDQESLARAALRDIKVPGALLRPGDLLHFISRWKSSSVRPDGAVAQAATDKEHLAAMGYRRYQRSLKTAGAVDFDDLLLCTEELLQNHPAARTSEASRFSHLLIDEYQDTNGSQYRIVKALAEEHRNLCVVGDDDQSIYGWRGADVAHILRFARDWPDATVIRLEENYRSTAAILTLANRLIAYNAQRHDKVLRAFRQEGEEPRILQFPDETVEARRVVDEISELISRELVEPRDIAILFRTNEQPRPFETELRRAKVPYTLIGGMSFYDRKEVRDVLAYLKVLAQPKDEVSLLRIINTPARGIGSRAVELLLSRAVAGGKPLWEILPDAADMPELPATAVTAVGQFCELVERYRDVLSRGRLVTVVQQLLAEISYQEEINRQYKDPNEQVTRWNSVAEVVNALASYSERNSQPTLAGFIEDVALAGRDDSDDKESQLKRNAVVLMTLHSAKGLEFPHVYLVGMEEGLLPHHRAVAAEGPAIDEERRLCYVGVTRARDRLTITLSVSRMKWGKKRPTIPSRFLFELLGKADQAARPAASPSPAHGPTSRPQPKQQPGKTVRGNRPPRASDPGTRPRRPG; via the coding sequence ATGGCTACTCCTCTCAACCCCGCGCAAGGGCAGGCAGTAAAGACCCTGCGCGGCCCCCTGCTGGTGCTGGCCGGCGCCGGCACAGGCAAGACGCGCGTGGTCACACACCGCATTGCCGAGTTGATACGCCAAGGCGTCCGCCCCTCGCGCATCCTCGGCGTCACGTTCACCAATAAGGCTGCCGCCGAAATGCAACAGCGGGCCAGCGAGTTGCTCGGCAAGCGCCAGCCCGACAAGCCTGAGATCTCGACGTTTCATTCACTGTGCGTACGCATCTTGCGCAGGCACGCCAAGTTGCTGGGCTACCCTGCGGAATTCGCCATCTACGATCGTGGCGACCAGGAAAGCCTGGCGCGCGCCGCGCTGCGTGACATCAAGGTGCCGGGGGCCCTGCTACGGCCGGGCGATTTGCTGCATTTCATCAGCCGTTGGAAATCATCGTCTGTTCGCCCTGACGGAGCGGTGGCGCAAGCCGCGACCGACAAAGAGCATTTGGCCGCCATGGGCTATCGTCGTTACCAGCGCTCGCTGAAGACGGCCGGGGCGGTCGACTTCGACGACCTGCTATTGTGTACCGAGGAGTTGCTGCAGAATCACCCCGCCGCGCGGACCAGCGAAGCGTCGCGGTTCAGTCATCTGCTGATCGATGAATATCAGGACACCAACGGCTCGCAGTACCGCATCGTCAAAGCACTGGCCGAGGAACACCGCAATCTGTGCGTGGTCGGCGACGACGACCAGTCGATCTACGGCTGGCGCGGTGCCGACGTGGCGCACATTTTGCGATTTGCCCGCGACTGGCCCGACGCGACCGTGATTCGCCTGGAGGAAAACTACCGTTCGACGGCGGCCATCCTGACGCTGGCCAATCGCTTGATCGCCTACAACGCGCAGCGGCACGACAAAGTCTTGCGGGCGTTCCGGCAGGAAGGCGAAGAGCCGCGCATACTGCAATTCCCCGACGAAACCGTCGAAGCGCGCCGCGTAGTGGACGAAATCTCGGAACTGATATCGCGCGAATTGGTCGAGCCTCGCGACATCGCCATTCTGTTTCGCACCAACGAACAGCCGCGTCCCTTCGAAACCGAATTGCGGCGGGCCAAGGTCCCCTACACCTTGATTGGCGGCATGTCGTTCTACGACCGTAAAGAGGTGCGCGACGTCCTGGCATATCTGAAAGTGCTTGCGCAACCCAAGGATGAAGTCTCGCTGCTGCGTATCATAAATACGCCGGCGCGCGGCATCGGCTCGCGCGCGGTGGAGTTGCTGCTTTCGCGGGCGGTGGCCGGTGGGAAACCGTTGTGGGAGATATTGCCCGACGCCGCGGATATGCCCGAGCTACCGGCAACGGCCGTGACGGCGGTGGGTCAATTTTGCGAGTTGGTAGAGCGCTATCGAGACGTTCTCTCGCGCGGCCGGCTGGTGACTGTTGTGCAGCAGCTGCTGGCGGAAATCTCTTATCAAGAAGAAATCAACCGCCAATACAAAGATCCCAACGAACAGGTCACGCGCTGGAACTCGGTCGCAGAGGTAGTCAACGCGTTGGCTAGTTACAGCGAGCGGAACAGCCAGCCAACATTGGCCGGGTTTATCGAAGATGTCGCCCTGGCCGGCCGTGACGATAGCGATGACAAGGAATCGCAACTGAAGCGCAACGCCGTCGTGCTGATGACGCTGCATAGCGCCAAGGGACTGGAGTTCCCACACGTCTACCTGGTTGGCATGGAAGAAGGATTGCTACCGCATCATCGCGCAGTGGCAGCCGAAGGGCCGGCCATCGACGAGGAGCGGCGGCTGTGCTACGTCGGTGTGACCCGGGCTCGCGATCGCCTGACAATTACGCTGTCAGTAAGTCGTATGAAATGGGGCAAGAAACGCCCCACCATCCCCAGTCGCTTTCTGTTTGAACTATTGGGCAAGGCCGACCAGGCCGCGCGGCCGGCGGCATCCCCCAGCCCGGCTCACGGACCGACGTCACGGCCGCAACCCAAACAACAACCGGGTAAGACAGTCCGTGGCAATCGTCCGCCCCGCGCCAGTGATCCTGGGACACGTCCTCGACGACCCGGCTGA
- a CDS encoding DNA repair exonuclease, protein MSQPFRFVHSSDLHLERPLGGLGETPAHLADLLIDAPYAAAERVFDLAISERADFLVLSGDVLDVDRAGPRAVAFLLAQCERLAAREIAVYWAYGPAERRSPWPAELRLPANVHVFARGAAQTLAHHSDGEDLAVLVGTSDEPRTAEPHRARKGSAGGDAPFETLVKPKGGRFALAVIHGRVSGKHLAKSGFDYWACGGEHGRRQFGNGRHLAVYAGSPQARSPAERGVHGAVVVDVDEHGAPHPRFVATDLARFRRVRLTLDPSAPQSDQEKIVADRVRAELARAAGLDLFLRCQLSATGATTLRTPRDAWGQSWLRWLRQEFGTDSPAAWTLSVDVQPSGTAAGMAAPDGSLLADYLAAIADFEQLEESLPLAMLLPESQRTSPAARLIHIDDAHERARVLRQARLLGRDLLGAEEESA, encoded by the coding sequence ATGTCGCAGCCCTTTCGTTTCGTTCACTCAAGCGATCTTCATCTTGAGCGGCCCCTGGGGGGGCTAGGCGAGACGCCTGCGCATTTGGCGGACTTGCTGATCGACGCGCCCTACGCCGCGGCGGAGAGAGTCTTCGATCTGGCCATCAGCGAGCGGGCGGATTTTTTGGTGCTCTCCGGGGATGTGCTCGACGTCGATCGGGCTGGCCCGCGAGCCGTGGCATTCTTGCTGGCCCAATGCGAAAGGTTGGCAGCGCGCGAGATCGCCGTGTACTGGGCCTATGGTCCGGCCGAGCGGCGCAGCCCTTGGCCTGCCGAGTTGCGACTGCCGGCGAACGTACATGTATTCGCCCGTGGCGCGGCGCAAACGCTCGCCCACCACTCAGACGGCGAAGACCTGGCCGTGCTGGTCGGAACCAGCGACGAGCCGCGCACTGCCGAGCCACATCGCGCGCGAAAGGGAAGCGCGGGCGGCGACGCACCGTTTGAAACGCTCGTGAAGCCCAAAGGGGGACGATTTGCCCTGGCGGTGATCCACGGGCGTGTCAGTGGCAAGCACCTGGCAAAGTCTGGCTTCGACTATTGGGCCTGTGGCGGCGAGCATGGCCGACGTCAGTTCGGCAATGGCCGGCATCTGGCGGTTTACGCTGGCTCTCCGCAGGCGCGTTCCCCGGCCGAACGCGGCGTGCACGGCGCCGTCGTCGTCGATGTCGACGAGCATGGCGCGCCACACCCACGCTTCGTCGCCACGGACCTGGCACGATTTCGTAGGGTGCGGCTGACGCTCGACCCGTCGGCGCCGCAAAGCGATCAAGAAAAGATCGTGGCCGATCGCGTGCGTGCTGAACTGGCCCGCGCGGCGGGGCTCGATCTGTTTCTGCGCTGCCAGCTGAGTGCGACCGGTGCGACGACATTACGAACGCCGCGCGATGCCTGGGGCCAATCGTGGCTGCGCTGGCTGCGGCAGGAATTCGGCACCGATTCGCCAGCCGCCTGGACACTGTCGGTCGACGTGCAGCCGTCGGGCACGGCAGCCGGCATGGCTGCACCAGACGGTAGCCTGTTGGCCGACTATCTGGCGGCGATTGCCGACTTCGAGCAGCTAGAAGAGTCTTTGCCGCTGGCCATGCTTTTGCCCGAATCGCAGCGCACGAGCCCCGCCGCACGACTGATACACATCGATGACGCCCACGAGCGGGCACGCGTGCTGCGGCAGGCGCGCTTGTTGGGGCGCGATCTGCTGGGTGCCGAGGAGGAGTCGGCATGA